A genome region from Methanobacterium subterraneum includes the following:
- a CDS encoding preprotein translocase subunit Sec61beta — MAKKEKKYLPPSGAGLVRYFEEETKGPKLSPEQVIIMTVILAVFCIALRFSYT, encoded by the coding sequence TTGGCAAAGAAAGAGAAAAAATACCTCCCACCCAGTGGGGCGGGTCTGGTAAGGTACTTTGAAGAGGAAACTAAAGGTCCCAAACTCAGTCCAGAACAGGTTATAATCATGACTGTTATTCTGGCTGTTTTCTGCATAGCTCTCCGGTTTTCATATACCTAG
- the purB gene encoding adenylosuccinate lyase, which translates to MAIHPIEFRYGTPEMKKVWEAENKLQKMLEVEAALAEAEAQMGLVPEEAAQEIRSKASTQYVTNERVAEIEKETNHDIASIVKALAEVCEGDAGEYVHFGATSNDIIDSSQSLLLRDSIEIIQEKITRLAKIVLKLADEHKKTVCIGRTHGQHALPTTYGMKFALWADELHRQYERLEECKERLCVGMMTGAVGTTAALGEDGLEIHLKVSEILGLPAALISNQVVQRDNHAEYLMALANLASTLDKIALEIRNLQRTEIKELGESFDPEKQVGSSTMPHKMNPITAERICGVSRVIKAYPAPALQNNALWHERDLTNSSSERIMLPEASILTDYILNLTVRLMEKLVFYPENIERNLNHTGGLIMAERFMAELTRKGMGRQSAYAVVRKCALEANKQGISLKDVVLQQEEIKDYLSLEEVDKIMDPHTYLGSSVQIVENVLEKSSQWF; encoded by the coding sequence ATGGCTATCCACCCAATTGAATTTCGTTATGGAACCCCGGAAATGAAAAAAGTCTGGGAAGCAGAGAATAAACTTCAAAAAATGCTGGAAGTTGAAGCGGCTCTTGCCGAAGCTGAAGCCCAGATGGGCTTGGTTCCTGAAGAGGCTGCCCAGGAAATACGAAGCAAGGCGAGCACCCAGTACGTTACCAATGAAAGAGTGGCTGAAATTGAAAAAGAAACTAACCACGACATTGCATCCATTGTAAAAGCCCTCGCTGAAGTATGTGAAGGAGATGCCGGAGAATATGTCCATTTCGGTGCAACTTCCAATGACATCATCGACAGTTCACAATCTCTCCTATTAAGGGATTCCATTGAGATTATACAGGAAAAGATCACTCGCCTGGCAAAAATCGTGCTCAAACTAGCTGATGAACATAAGAAAACAGTTTGTATCGGGAGAACCCATGGGCAACACGCCCTTCCCACCACCTACGGGATGAAATTCGCCCTCTGGGCTGATGAACTCCACCGCCAGTATGAACGGCTGGAAGAATGTAAAGAAAGACTCTGTGTGGGAATGATGACCGGAGCCGTGGGTACCACCGCTGCACTGGGTGAAGATGGATTGGAAATACACTTGAAAGTATCAGAGATACTGGGACTTCCTGCAGCACTGATATCCAACCAGGTGGTGCAGAGGGATAACCATGCCGAATACTTGATGGCCCTGGCCAATTTAGCCAGTACCCTGGATAAAATTGCCCTGGAAATCCGTAACTTGCAGCGTACAGAGATCAAAGAGTTAGGGGAGAGTTTCGACCCGGAAAAACAGGTAGGCTCCAGCACCATGCCCCACAAAATGAACCCCATCACTGCAGAAAGAATTTGTGGTGTTTCAAGAGTTATTAAGGCATATCCAGCCCCTGCTCTACAGAATAATGCTTTGTGGCATGAAAGGGATTTGACCAACTCCTCATCCGAACGGATCATGCTCCCGGAGGCATCCATCCTCACGGATTACATACTGAATTTGACCGTCCGGTTAATGGAAAAACTTGTTTTCTACCCTGAAAACATTGAAAGGAACCTTAACCATACTGGTGGGCTTATAATGGCCGAAAGGTTCATGGCTGAACTAACTCGTAAAGGCATGGGTAGGCAAAGTGCTTATGCAGTTGTAAGAAAGTGCGCCCTAGAGGCTAACAAACAGGGAATTAGTTTAAAAGACGTTGTACTCCAACAGGAAGAGATAAAGGACTATTTAAGCCTAGAAGAAGTGGATAAAATCATGGACCCCCACACCTATCTGGGATCTTCAGTGCAGATCGTAGAGAATGTACTGGAAAAATCAAGCCAATGGTTTTAA
- a CDS encoding DUF126 domain-containing protein: protein MTSHKIKCRKISRGHVTGSVIISQEPLSFLGGADPQTGNITDREHDLYQQNISGKILVIPSGKGSTVGSYVIFQMAKNKTAPLAIIALEAEPIIATGAIMASIPMVDQPEEDVLEILKEGDRVEVDADHGIIKLKK from the coding sequence ATGACTTCTCACAAAATCAAATGTCGTAAAATTTCACGAGGCCACGTTACTGGAAGTGTGATCATTTCCCAGGAACCCCTGAGTTTTTTGGGTGGTGCTGATCCTCAGACTGGAAATATTACTGACCGTGAACACGATCTTTATCAGCAGAACATTAGTGGCAAAATCCTGGTGATCCCCTCTGGTAAGGGTTCCACTGTGGGATCCTATGTGATCTTCCAGATGGCTAAAAACAAAACTGCACCACTGGCCATCATTGCCCTAGAAGCAGAACCCATAATCGCCACTGGAGCCATAATGGCCAGCATCCCCATGGTTGATCAGCCAGAGGAAGATGTTCTGGAAATTTTGAAGGAAGGAGACCGGGTGGAAGTTGATGCTGATCATGGAATTATCAAGTTAAAAAAATAA
- a CDS encoding histidine kinase dimerization/phosphoacceptor domain -containing protein, whose translation MLLFSIISLIISVSCLFMGNFIYYRNPHNQLNQVLALFSLFIGYLAFTDFGGTYVTTAEQAYWWIKAAFPWMFTASFFIHLALLSTEKFNILSRKITYIIIYLPSAILAIINLTTPSITQGVQMGYWGWTYIPADSVAYSLTLLWTLSLAFISAILVLNYYLKSLGIKRQQAKYIFLGVYLPLISGVLTEFILPFMSLPAPSILNLLMALGIGFIAYGIWKFKLPQLTSSMISDRILSTMSNFLFLLDEERKIIHVNFKAIELSGYRESELLGQPLDFVFPHINRSDSYSKSLENLETFLNSKQREIPVLASTSIIKTAKHDVLGLVLVGSDISQLKEAEKERDRYREHLEELVEERTKELEKTNRKLKKEIIAHEKAEEELKDSLDEKEILVKEIHHRVKNNLMIISSLLNLQSHYITDEKSLNIFKESQNRAKSMALIHERLYRTDSMRRIDFDDYIHTLATDLFHIYRLGPGINLTLDLESVKLDVNSAIPLGLIVNELVTNSLKYAFPDGKGELSIKFRSLNRGDEFELVISDNGVGFPQDLDFRKVDSLGLQLVCNLTNQLNGTIDLDNTHGTMFTIRFKESKYAK comes from the coding sequence ATGCTCCTATTCTCCATCATATCCCTGATAATTTCAGTTAGCTGTTTATTCATGGGAAACTTCATTTACTACCGGAACCCCCATAACCAGCTGAATCAAGTGTTGGCTCTTTTCAGCCTTTTTATTGGATATTTAGCCTTCACTGATTTTGGAGGTACGTACGTAACAACTGCGGAACAGGCTTACTGGTGGATCAAAGCCGCTTTCCCCTGGATGTTCACAGCTTCTTTCTTTATTCACTTAGCCCTTTTATCCACCGAAAAGTTCAACATTTTATCCCGAAAAATAACCTATATTATAATATATCTTCCCTCTGCTATTTTAGCTATTATAAACCTCACCACCCCCTCAATCACCCAGGGAGTTCAGATGGGATACTGGGGATGGACTTACATTCCCGCTGACTCAGTTGCCTATTCACTGACACTGCTTTGGACATTATCGCTGGCTTTCATAAGTGCAATCCTGGTTCTGAATTATTATCTTAAATCATTAGGAATAAAACGTCAGCAAGCTAAATACATCTTCCTAGGAGTGTACCTACCCCTGATTTCAGGTGTGCTAACCGAATTCATCCTACCTTTCATGTCTCTCCCCGCACCAAGCATTCTTAACCTGCTTATGGCCCTGGGAATTGGCTTCATTGCATATGGGATCTGGAAATTCAAGTTACCCCAGCTGACATCTTCCATGATTTCCGATAGAATCCTCTCCACCATGTCAAACTTTCTTTTCTTACTGGATGAGGAAAGAAAAATCATTCACGTTAACTTTAAAGCCATTGAATTATCTGGTTACCGCGAAAGTGAACTACTGGGCCAACCATTGGATTTCGTTTTTCCCCACATAAATCGCTCTGATTCTTATTCAAAATCCCTTGAAAATCTTGAAACCTTTCTTAATTCAAAACAAAGGGAAATACCAGTATTAGCTTCCACATCCATAATTAAGACTGCTAAACATGATGTTTTAGGATTGGTATTGGTGGGTAGTGACATCAGCCAACTTAAAGAAGCTGAAAAAGAAAGGGATCGTTACCGGGAACATTTGGAGGAATTAGTGGAAGAAAGAACCAAAGAATTGGAAAAAACCAACAGAAAACTTAAAAAAGAGATTATTGCCCATGAAAAGGCCGAAGAAGAGCTTAAAGATTCCCTGGATGAGAAGGAGATACTGGTAAAGGAAATCCATCACCGGGTGAAAAACAATCTCATGATTATTTCCAGCCTCCTGAACCTTCAGTCACACTATATAACCGATGAAAAATCCCTAAACATCTTTAAAGAAAGTCAAAACAGAGCCAAATCTATGGCCTTAATTCATGAACGACTTTACCGGACTGACAGTATGAGAAGAATTGATTTCGATGATTATATCCATACATTGGCCACTGATCTCTTCCATATTTATCGTTTAGGTCCTGGAATAAATCTTACCCTTGATTTGGAGTCAGTTAAATTGGATGTTAACAGTGCCATTCCCCTTGGCCTCATAGTCAACGAACTAGTAACCAATAGTCTCAAATATGCATTTCCTGATGGTAAGGGAGAGTTATCCATTAAATTTAGGAGTCTTAATAGGGGAGATGAATTTGAACTGGTGATCAGTGATAATGGGGTGGGTTTCCCCCAAGACCTGGACTTCCGAAAGGTAGATTCTCTGGGGTTGCAGTTAGTGTGTAATTTAACCAACCAGTTGAATGGCACCATAGATTTGGACAATACCCATGGAACCATGTTCACAATTCGTTTCAAAGAATCAAAATATGCCAAATAA
- a CDS encoding DUF5518 domain-containing protein — translation MVDWKAVAVGSLINAVLTIVLTISVFPLFFLGPIIGGLMATYIGRGDKKDAPIEGGLTGIIGGLIIGILFMAGFGALSAIIGLLFTKVGMVAGAMTLIAGLFITLFSIFLGGVLGVVGGFIGAEIRENGRKKVEVED, via the coding sequence ATGGTAGATTGGAAAGCAGTGGCTGTGGGATCCCTTATCAATGCGGTTTTAACCATAGTCTTAACAATTTCTGTCTTTCCCCTATTCTTTTTAGGTCCTATAATTGGGGGTTTAATGGCAACCTACATTGGACGTGGGGATAAAAAGGACGCACCAATTGAAGGTGGGTTAACTGGAATTATAGGTGGACTCATCATAGGAATTCTCTTCATGGCTGGCTTTGGGGCTTTAAGTGCCATAATAGGACTTCTATTTACTAAGGTTGGTATGGTGGCCGGTGCTATGACTCTGATTGCAGGTCTATTTATCACTTTATTCTCTATCTTCCTAGGCGGAGTTCTGGGTGTTGTTGGAGGATTTATAGGTGCTGAAATCAGGGAAAATGGCCGTAAAAAAGTAGAAGTGGAAGATTAA
- a CDS encoding DUF5518 domain-containing protein, translating to MKVKIMIDQKVILIGTVLAVVLVVVFGMFIPLVGGVIALIIAGVVVGYMANQNIKIGAVHGALMGLFTGIIYVLIIYAISGFSERIVGGLIIYSLGSIPVYILIGLGGGILGSVMKTRQQAVDAILEDDSEETSSSEDNDE from the coding sequence ATGAAGGTAAAAATCATGATCGATCAAAAAGTTATTCTCATTGGAACAGTACTGGCCGTGGTACTGGTTGTTGTTTTTGGAATGTTTATCCCCTTAGTGGGGGGTGTGATTGCCCTGATAATAGCTGGAGTGGTGGTGGGATACATGGCCAACCAGAACATTAAGATCGGGGCAGTACACGGAGCTTTAATGGGACTTTTCACCGGAATAATCTACGTCCTAATAATCTATGCAATTTCAGGATTCTCTGAAAGGATAGTAGGGGGTCTAATCATCTATTCATTAGGTTCTATACCGGTGTACATTCTTATAGGCCTTGGTGGTGGGATCCTAGGTTCAGTGATGAAGACCAGACAACAGGCGGTAGATGCAATATTGGAAGATGATTCTGAAGAAACATCCTCTTCTGAAGATAATGATGAATAA
- a CDS encoding DUF5518 domain-containing protein, giving the protein MDIEWGAVVVGFILSIVLGAIFAVIIPAVGSVIGLILAGMVVGYMVGGTAGNGMANGAVSGLFGAIVLSILMLIFGTIILGILGFAAATVTSIFLFIAFFGVMILMAIGGAIGAMIKGEA; this is encoded by the coding sequence ATGGACATTGAATGGGGAGCAGTAGTTGTAGGATTCATTTTATCCATAGTTCTAGGAGCCATCTTCGCAGTGATAATACCTGCAGTGGGTTCGGTTATTGGCCTCATCTTAGCTGGAATGGTTGTTGGTTACATGGTGGGGGGAACTGCCGGTAATGGTATGGCAAACGGAGCAGTATCTGGTTTATTTGGAGCCATAGTACTGTCCATACTCATGCTCATATTTGGAACCATAATTCTAGGCATACTGGGATTCGCAGCGGCCACAGTGACTTCAATATTCCTGTTTATAGCCTTCTTTGGAGTTATGATCCTGATGGCCATTGGCGGGGCCATTGGAGCCATGATAAAAGGAGAAGCATAA
- a CDS encoding DUF5518 domain-containing protein, producing the protein MVEVKWTPVIIGLVIAVILGLIIDMVLPGWSIIAYLIATIYVGYTVGGGYANGAIHGALVGIVAGIIVGILAMVIGGAVAGLAGVGVGIVALIIAVIIEAIIGAIGGAIGAAIKGEA; encoded by the coding sequence ATGGTAGAAGTAAAATGGACTCCAGTTATAATTGGTTTAGTGATTGCAGTAATACTGGGACTGATCATTGATATGGTTCTTCCAGGATGGAGCATAATTGCTTATCTAATCGCAACCATATACGTCGGTTACACTGTTGGTGGAGGCTATGCAAACGGAGCTATTCACGGAGCACTGGTAGGGATTGTAGCAGGTATAATCGTTGGAATCCTAGCAATGGTTATCGGTGGAGCAGTGGCTGGATTAGCTGGAGTAGGCGTAGGCATAGTAGCATTGATAATAGCAGTCATAATTGAAGCAATTATCGGTGCTATCGGTGGAGCCATCGGAGCCGCAATTAAAGGAGAAGCATAG